GGTCCGGCAGATCTGCGAGACAAGGAGGTTTCATGTGAGGagcgtggggggtggggggcgggggcctgTGGGGACGTGGAGGGGCCCGAGGCAGGGAGACAAGAGGCAGCGCTCGGCCTCGGCGGGACGGGACTCCGGGGAGCGGACGGGGAGCCGACAGGGAGCCGGGGTtaggaggaaggcaggcagaaTGGTCTGGGCAGCTGGGCTCTACTTACAACCCCCGTTTCCCGTGAATGAGAAGGTTAAAAGTTACAGTTCTAACGATTTTTCCAGTTGCTGTGGCACTACCCTGAGCCCCGGGGCAACGAGACCGTCCACCTCCCAGCCCGATTCACCGGCCCCAGAGCTTCCCACCCCCCAAAACAGTCCCTCTGGAAACAAATTTCCCCCAAGGCTTAATCCACAACCGATTTAGAATAGCAGTCACCTCCTGGCAGGGCTGGCTGTGTCAGCACTGTCACCACTGACTTTGCCAGCTGGGACGCCACCCCCACAAAGGACAGCCCCATTGGCAGCAGCCCCCCGTGCCTGGGAGGCCCCACATAGGCGCTTCCCATGCTCAGCGTCCGCCTCCCGTGGGAACCGGGGCTGCAGATCAGGCTCCAAGGCCTGGCCTCTCACCAGAGCCACGTCGATATTCGCATCCTTCAGGTGGAGCACGAGGACGATGATCAAGTTGAGCACCTGGTGCTTCAAGGGGAGGACAAAGACCCTCCTGGTGACCTTGGCCAAGAGACGCCCGTAGATCTCAAAGGCTGTCAAGCGCAGATGCTCTGACTCCTGGGGAGAAGACACCTCTGCACCTGTACGTCCACCTGGCCACCAGGGTCAGGGCCCCCGAGCTCCGCCCCCACCAAGCGCATGCTCCTGTGCACGCTGCCACCACCGCGGGATCTGCTTTGAGCGAGGGGACAGACGGCGGCAGAAGGGAGGGTCTGCTCTGATGGCTCCACTGTGCCCCCTTTACGGCCATCACGCGAGGGCAGACGCAGTCGGACCCCTACGGAACGGCGCCACATTCAAGGTAGAACGGCCGTTGAGATCGTTCTGCCCAGCGCCCCTGTTGTACAGACACCCAGAGAAAGAGCAGGACACCCCAGGGGGCCTCACCTCCTCGAAGAAGGGCCCCAGCGTGAAGGTGAGCTGCAGCAGGAAGGACGAGGAGTACttccaggtgaggtggctcaggAGGTCCTTCAGCATCAGCAAAGTCTCCACCACGATGTCGCTGTTCAGGGAGTAGCAGCAGTTGAGCACGTAAGGCTGGAGGACACGGAGGTGTGTCACCTGCAGGGCGACAGCTGCTCAGGGACGGGGAGCTGGGACATGACACCTGCCGAGTCAGGGGCTCTCACTTCAGTTCATTCCAGCCCCAGAGATGAGAGACGGTGGTCACACACGTGCTCCTGCTTTTTCTTCCCGGAGCCGGGACCGGTCCGGCCAATGGGTGGCAGTCCGGGTGAGCTGCCCGGGAGGGCATTTGGGAAGGTGACTTCAGTCCCGCAGGAGCAACGGGGAGAGACGGAGGAGGCCCCTCCTTCCACTGCACTGCGAGCCCCCAACTCCACTGCCTGACGGCGACACCGATCAGGAGACCGGGGTGGAACGTCTGGGATCCGGGACTGGCGTGGCCCCTTCTCTGAAATGACCCCCTCCCGACGGGGCCTCTCCTGGGAGGGAGAAATCACTCGTGGTTCAAGCCCTGACCCCTGTCTGCAGGGGGCTGGCCTCATGAGGATCAGCCCTCTCTGATCCCAAGAGTGTGTTCCCCCCGTCTGGGACTGGACACACCGACCGCCGAGTCTATCTGTCCCTTCCCTGAGTGACAGCAACTCCTGGGAGCGTGCCGTGACCCGCGCCCAGCTCACCATGCTCTCATTCTTCGCGTAGGTCTCCGTCAGCTGCAGCAGCAGCCTCACCGTGGCCAGGTCCTCCGTCTTGAACCAGGTGGCCAGAATGTGGGTGGTGACATCGTCCACCACGGCTGCCACGTCTGGGCACTGGAGCAGCTGGAGAAAGGAGACCGAGAAACACGGATGGGCACGGAGGGAAAATCCTCCATGGTGTTGGATCTCGGCGCCTGCTCATTCGTAAAGAAACGTTCCGAAGGGTTTGGAAGAATTGGCAGAGAGGCCGAAGCTTGGTTAAAGGGTGAATTCCCACCTATCATTCCagaagtcatttattcattttgcaaGTTTTCCTTAGGCGTCTTTGATAAGGGGAGCTGCAGGAGATGAAAGTAAGAAATCCACTGGGCCCCCAGAGATCCCAACAATTCGGATGGGGAGTGAAGACTGTGTACACGAACCACCTGGCGAGCACTTCCAGGCAATAATGACGTTGCACCAGTTACAAGCGAGTAGAAACTCATTATACGCATGTGCTCATTGGTCTAGGAAGGGCTTAGGAAAGAGGCAGGACCTGAGCTGAATTTGAAGAATAAAGACAGGGGAATGCGTGTGGTTGAGTTGAAAGGGGAGACGCGGCCCCCACCTGCCCGCCCCCGCCAGAGCCAGTCACCTCTGTCAGGAACACAAGGACAGTCAAGTGATTCTTGCAGCCGGGGTCCTGCAGGATCCTGATGACGAGGCCGAAGATGGAGCGGTTGTGCCAACAGCGATTGATGACCAGGGACCTGCCGGCAAGGGCGTGGCGCTCAGGGTGCGCCTGGGCCGCAGGGGAGGGCCGAGGGGAGGGAAGGTCCTCGTCCTCCAGCCGGGGACCCAGGCACAGCTTACCTGGCCACCAGCGTGACTCCCTCATAGTGTCTCTCAGGATTGGTAAGCAGCTCCCAGCCCCCAAGTTCCTGAATGGAAGACACGTGGTCCTCGTACCCAGAGCTCCGCATCAGGGTCTTCAGAGCCTCCACGGTAGAACTCGGGAAAGAGCAGAAAGCCGACCGGAAGTCACCGCCACCGGCACTGCTCTCCCGCACGGCCGCCTGGCGGCTCCCCGAGCCTCCCTTAGGATCGTGAGCTGCTGGCGGCCCCAGGCCGACATTTCGCAAAGCCCAGAGAGACGTGGCATCCCCACGGTGGCACGGAGAgctggcagaggggagggaacGCAGTCGGGCTGCGGGTCCACATGTCTTGTTCCGTTAACAGCCATCGTACTGGCTCACCGTGGCACAGAAGCTCCCCAGCAGCCTGGTGAGCCAGGCTTACAGAAAGAGTATTTTCTAGAAAGTCCAGGGAGACTTCCTGCAGCGACGCGTGGGGATCGTACTAAGTGCCCGGGCCCAGCAGGCAAGGACCCGGTCGGGCGAGGCTGGGCTGACGGCCCGGAACACGGTCACTGGGAACCTGGCCCGGGGCCAAAGGTACCTGATGGGGTCCACCCCCTCGGTTATGTGATGCGGGTCCTGCACGGCCTCAGCAACCCCTTCGGTCACGAAGAAGGAGACCTGCAGCAGCAGGGCCATGAACAGGGGGGAGAAGAGGGTCTGCACCTCTGCCCTTCGGCTCGGTTCCAGCAGGAGCTCGTGGATGGCCCTGGTGGcctgggggtgaggaggagagtGGGGGCGTCGCCACCTTGACCTTCAGCTCAGGGGTCCTGTCACCAGGAAACCTCCCACGGCCACCACCCTGACAGGCTTGCCCAGGAAAACTCGTGACGCTAGAGCAAGTGACGACTAAATGAGCGTGAGCCGGAAAAATGAAGGGCAATTTCTAGAATGTCATCGCTTTAAAGTGCTCTTAGAACTAAGGCAGCTGTTTGTTCTCTCGGCATCCTTGAGAGTTAAGGAGAACTGGGGGTCCAGTTCTGTCTCCCTGACAGGGCAGAGCCAGCTGGAAAACCTTCCCTCCAGTTCTGTTCAATATTCCAACCCAAGCCCGGGACTCTGCCACTGAATATTCAACCAAACACTGACACATAGAAGGTCGAGGCCCAGAGACCCCAAGACGGGCGAGGACAGGGCATCAGGGAGTCCCCTTCTCCACCCACAGCCCCCCTCTGCCGTTCCCGCCATACAATCAGCGGAGAGATGGCTGTTCTGCCGCTGGGCTCCTGGCCCCTTGGTTGCCGGTATGGGGCCAGCCTCTGCAGCAGGTACTCCATGATCACCTCGTAGCTTTTGGGGAAGGATGCCAGGATTTCCCAGGGCTTGTGGACCCCTCTGCAGAGTCAGAAACCCACCGAAAAGGTTACCCACCATGGGTAACCCACTCCCCAGTAGGTGCTTCCAGGCGAGGAAACTCCGGGCTCCTTTGCCGAGTCCTCTTGCTCccctgctttcttccttctctctttattatcccctctcttttctccttctattcCTTTCATCTTTTCATCACCTCCAGACCTCCCTGTTCTCTGTCATTTCACACATACGTAAATCTGGAAACGTTCACGTGGCCTATGAACTTGATTTGAGAAAATATCTGAGGCCGATGCTTTTTGGCCATAATAAATTTAAACTACAAATAGTAATAGTTAAGATACCTGGAAAATCCACAActgtttggaaattaaaacaacatttctaaataattcatggCTCAGAGAGAAAGTctcaaaggaaataagaaaagatttttgaactaattaaaaatgaaaatacaacatttaaaaatgtgttggcagccgggcgcggtggctcacgcctgtaatcctagcactctgggaggccgaggcgggtggatcgctcgaggtcaggagttcgagaccagcctgagcaagagtgagaccccgtctctactaaaaatagaaagaaattatatggacaactaaaatatatatatacaaaaaattagccgggcatggtggcgcatgcctgtagtcccagctactcgggaggctgaggcaggaggatcgcttgagcccaggagtttgaggttgctgtgagctaggctgaagccacggcactcactctagcccgggcaacagagtgagactctgtctcaaaaaaaaaaaaaaaaaaaaaaaaaatgtgttggcTGTAGCTAAAGCTATCCTTAGCAGGAAATTCATAGCATTagagtgcttattttatttattttttacaagtttttaaattatttgtttgttttttgtagagacagtgtctcacttcgttgcccaagctggtcttaaacccctggccttaagcaatcctcctgccttggcctcccgcaatgctgggattataggtgtgaggcacCACCTAAcctaaaatgcttattttaaaaaagaagaacgtTCTCAAATCATGAATTTGCATTTTCACCTTAAAAACCTAGAAAATGATGAGCAAATAAATAGATACTCTTAATAGTCCTATCTACAGAATAAATTCAATTCATGGTTTAAAAACTTCCAACAAATAAAACTCTAGACCCAGATGGTTTCAGtggtgaattctactaaacatttagaGAGAATTAATGCCAATTTTACACCATCTCctccaaaaaatagaatataaggGAATACTTCCAAAACACATGTTAAGAGCAACCAAACCGGGGGAGCCTTGTTCGTCTACCCAGTCACCTACTTTTGGGACCGATCCTCCATCTGGAACAGTGTCAGGATAACCTCGTCCGTGGAGGACTCGGCCAGCAGGTAGAGGATCTTCTTGATGGTCATTTGGGCTGTGGTTTCGGTGATGCTGTTCATGTGCTGGTGAATGTAGCGGATGATTTCCGGCACCTGGAACGAGGGGACAGGAGGCTCTTTCTGGGTGCCCAACACCAGTCACCAAGACTCACAGGACCAGGCACCCGTGTGACTCGCGGGGCTGCACACGACATCTACGTAGAGTGTCCAGACCAAAGAAGTCACCGTCCCGCCCAGGTCACCCCCGCAGGACTGTGGACTGTCTCGGCCTCATATTTTACGAGCTGGACGCAGTAGAGAGCAGCCAGGGAAGGGAGCTCAGAACCGTGTGTGGAAACCACGTCacgaagaaggaaggaagaatctGAGGGTGAGTAACTTGGAGAAAGGATGACAAGGGAGAGAGGATTGCTACCTCCGAATGTCTAAAGACCacgatggagggagggaagggtcaGCCCTCGCTGATTACGGGCTCCACGGCTCGTGGGGAGCAGCTTGGACCCGGAGTCACCCCGCCTGGGTGTGAATTTCACCCCCTGCTGACTGGCCTGGGGTAAGTTGTCATCCTCTCCGTACTTTAGTGCCCCAAATAGGAAATAAGGAGAACAGCCCACCCACCCAACAGTTCTGAGTCAGTGCAGCCCAGTGGGCCCAGTGCCTGTCACACAAGCACTCAGTAAACTTTAGTTGATAAGGTTCATAGCCTCTTTGAGCCTTTTCCCATTTCTGAAGGAGATAGTCACCTCCTCACAGACCTGGTGTAAGAATTCCATAAAATGACACGGAAGTGAAGCTGACGGCGCACAGCACCTACTGTGAGTAAAACCTGAATAGTAACGGGATTCTGCGCAGCCCCCGAGGGCAAACGGGCCAGGGATTGGAAACCATGTGGATACAGATTTCAGTTCAGTTTACGGTAGAACTTTCAGGCAAGGAAAGCGGTTCACCCTcgtacgctgttggtgggaatgtgttGTAAGTAATGTATGTCCCCCACTGTCCTCCCCGTGCACTCTCCCACCTGGGTCAAGGAGGTGGCACCTACAGCTCTAACACATCACACCCTGTCTGGAAGCAGGAGGGGTGGCAGAGGGCACTCCTGGTCCCGGGAGCCCCGAGTAGGCTTCTCCTGCTCTGGCTTCGACTcgattctttcttcccttcctggtAGAGCTGACGGCCGGGTGGTCACCCCTTCCCGAGAAAGGGCCTCGCCCACAATCACAAACAACTCCTCGTTTAGCCCTTTCTCGTCTGGGCTAAAGGATTGTGAGTCCTTAAACTCAAGCCAGTGGGAAATAGAACAAGACCCGAAACAGAACCGAAAGGAGGAACCCTTAAATGGACCTTGAACTGTCAGGTGCCCCAGGGCCGCTACCTTCCCGATCTCTGGAATGCTGTACTTCAGGATCATCTTCAACATCTTGGAAGCTGCGCAGACGGCGTGACTGCTGGCACCGCTCATGGCCTCCATGGCCACCATGATCACGTCGGCTCTCTCGTTGGGGGTCAGGTATTTCCTGAAGAACTGAAGGAAGAAGAACAAGTCTCCGCAGTGCCCGCGTCCCGCTCTGGGACAGCCCCCGAGCCTCTGGCCTCCGAAGAGACCAGTCAGTCAGGGTGGGAGGCAGTCCCTGGCCAGCACCTGGCCCTGCCATAGTGTGAGGCCAAGCTTCAGAGTGACACCAGCTCTGAAGTCCCCAGGCAGAAACAGTGGCCCAGACAACACGACACAGGGGACAGTGCAGCGTGAGAATGCCGGTAAGGAACACGGTGAGGGCCCTGAAGCCAGACTTGACAGATGAGAGGAGGCTGCGTGGAGTTCATGCCCGAGGGAAAAGGGGGAAGAGTTCCAGGCGGGGGGAACAGAATATGCAAAGGCCGGGAGTGCAGAGTTCAGTCTGACCCTTGTGTCCTGCAAGGGAGCCCCGGGCCAGGTGGAAAAGGGGGGTTGAGACGAGACGAGGCAGGACAGTTACAGCAGGGCCGGATCAGGAAGGGTCTCATGGGCCACGTGAAGGACCATGGGGAGTCAGTGCCAAGTCTGAAGGGGAATAATACGATGAGCTTCGTGTTTTAGAACTAGTTCTCTGACTGCAGCGTGGGAAATGGGGTGACAGGGAGATGCCGGGAACAGGACGGTCAGTAAGAGGCTGCAGCAGGACCCAGGCGAGCGAGGAGGGGACCGAATGAGAACAGCCGCACAGGGGGTAGATTCGAGAGCTGTTTAGGAGGCGGGTGGACTGGCGCGTTGAACAGGATGTGGAGagtgagggagaggaaagagccCGGCTGGCGCCTGCATTTCCAGCTGGGGTGATTTCAGTTGACCAAGCCTGGGGACACCATACTAAGACAACCAATACGCCTTTGCTGCACAGATAAAATTAAAGGCAGCCCACAAATGAAAGTGCATGGGCACATCTGTAGGTGGAGAATAGGGTtaactgtactttaaaaaaaaaaaaaactgtctcaGTGACCTCAAACCTCAGTCAACTCAACTGTAGCTAGGAATTGGGCCTCACCCCTCATGAGACCTTGAACTTTGGAGACACTCCCCTGGGCGGGGAATTTACTCCTCTGTGGCCCCACCCAGGCCCTCCACAATCTCGCCCTGGCCCTCCTTCTCCCCTGCCGACACTCCCCATCTGGGCACCCCAGGTTACCAGGGTGACGTCCTGCATGCTGGCAAACCATTCCCCACGGAAATGCTTCTGTAGGTCCTTCAGGATGATCTCTGTCTTCGGTTTCGTACCTCCGATCCAAAAACAACAATTAATGGGCAGGGCCTTGACAGGGAAAAAGGAAAAcgcccttcctcctctccctccaaaCCTCAGAGAAGATTAACAGAGTTAAATGGATGAAATAACACTTGCTCAGCAGAACCAGAACGGGAGCGTCCTCTAGCACCAGGCCGATGGGTGGAGGGAGGACGGGGCTGGGGACTCGGTCTGGTCCGCCTGTCAACTCACGAGGCCAGGGTGTCTGAAACTCCTTTGGGGGACATTTGCAAATTCTCCTGCCCCCTAAGTGCGTGTGGCTGTCTGTGTCTTTGGTTTtcctgaggcacagaggggctaCCTCAGGACTCCTCAGCTTGTTCCTTGAGAGAGGATGTTCGTTTTCCCAGTCTCACGCCTAGCAGTTGGGATGGAACAGCTGGGAAATATTGGGTGTCCGGGTTGACTCCACGGGTGGCCACAAGCCTAGCCCTCCTTTTACCAGGGATCGCTCAGAATCTCCTGAAGAGGACCTTGCATCAACACTGGGCTGGAGCTCGTCCAGATCTGCTGGTAACTGGGCTCCCAGTCTGGGGGCCTCATAGCATGCTTACCCCAGTGCCTCAGTGTGTGCCTGGCACACCTCAGCCAACGGTGCTTATTTGCTCTTGTTACTCAGGGGGTCCCCACGGCCACAGCCCCGTGGCACCCTGCTCCTGTTGCTTACTTCTCTGGAGCACAAGGATTTTGAACAAGTAATGCAGCGCCTCGGACGCCCCCATGCTGATCTCCTGGTTGGAGTCCAGACAGAAGAGGCCAAAGATACCCATCAGTCTCCCGCTCATCGAGAATTCCGTCATGTGCTGCCAGGAAAAGGAGACTGATCAGCTCTTCACTGTCCCTTTCCAACCTCCCCACGTCTCCACCTCACACAGTTTGCCTGTATGCATCCCCTCACCCCAACAGCTCCACACTCTGTCCTGGCCAAGAAAAACCTTCCAAATCAGCACCCAGGGAAAGGGGGCCACCAGATCCCTGAAACACATAAGCCA
This is a stretch of genomic DNA from Eulemur rufifrons isolate Redbay chromosome 27, OSU_ERuf_1, whole genome shotgun sequence. It encodes these proteins:
- the LOC138375717 gene encoding maestro heat-like repeat-containing protein family member 7: MPREQTAALATRAIHELLLEPSRRAEVQTLFSPLFMALLLQVSFFVTEGVAEAVQDPHHITEGVDPISSTVEALKTLMRSSGYEDHVSSIQELGGWELLTNPERHYEGVTLVARSLVINRCWHNRSIFGLVIRILQDPGCKNHLTVLVFLTELLQCPDVAAVVDDVTTHILATWFKTEDLATVRLLLQLTETYAKNESMVTHLRVLQPYVLNCCYSLNSDIVVETLLMLKDLLSHLTWKYSSSFLLQLTFTLGPFFEEESEHLRLTAFEIYGRLLAKVTRRVFVLPLKHQVLNLIIVLVLHLKDANIDVALICRTTLCQIAALLGWSKLHAAFEEKDVWIILGALLEQEANKALWFLKQSVALFKSPQVPIRQAAVWFAGQIIQTLDLEEIDEIEEAYAALRCMQRDRDPMVSCLTTQTLHVLQARRKMLPVRTPTTSCFCRRKSRRRHF
- the LOC138375735 gene encoding maestro heat-like repeat-containing protein family member 7 codes for the protein MNPHPRKRKPHRVTFEPSLSHASWQPNLSVLRQSEREAYQLILEFLEEEYMSESAKLRFLRAVETLSGAVRAQAEGDMSEYCSKTILAKKIEKFILQEPTEVLTSSVRQQAMLCIVALSQVRPPFRLSEKLDLVNTCVFSTFALPPILPRLDRKESASLYLQGGELALWQSVLPDAPCLLTCQTVQALDDMLQVLVMDDMDPDMHILQSFLEIILPWSLLSNKVHEQTRALVTISRLLRFICNFPRLLHMTEFSMSGRLMGIFGLFCLDSNQEISMGASEALHYLFKILVLQRSTKPKTEIILKDLQKHFRGEWFASMQDVTLFFRKYLTPNERADVIMVAMEAMSGASSHAVCAASKMLKMILKYSIPEIGKVPEIIRYIHQHMNSITETTAQMTIKKILYLLAESSTDEVILTLFQMEDRSQKGVHKPWEILASFPKSYEVIMEYLLQRLAPYRQPRGQEPSGRTAISPLIVWRERQRGAVGGEGDSLMPCPRPSWGLWASTFYVSVFG